GATACCAAAGAGTATGAGTCCGGCTCCTGCTATCTGCACGCCGCTTAGTATCTCGCCGCCAAAAAAATACCCAACAACCCCAGCACTTACCGGCTCAAAGGTAAAGATGAGCGAGGTTTTAACGGGCGTCGTGTAGCGCTGCGCCGCCGTCTGTACGAAAAACGCCAAAACCGTCGCAAACACTGACGTTACAGCAACTGCGACAAAAAACGCCTCGTCTAAAACGGGTACGACGCCTCTAGGCTCGAAAATCTGCGCCGCAACAAAACAAAGCGCCGCCACGACCGCAAACTGCGCGCTCACCATCCAGTATAGCTCGCACCTTCGCACCAAAACGCCCGTGAAAATGATATGTAGCGCAAAACCTAGCGCGCAAACGACACTAAGCCCCTCCCCCGCGCCAAAACCAAGCTCGCTGCCCGTTAGAAAATAAAGCCCCGCAGCCGATAAAAACGCGCCAATAAAG
This is a stretch of genomic DNA from Campylobacter showae CSUNSWCD. It encodes these proteins:
- a CDS encoding DMT family transporter, whose amino-acid sequence is MKKTTEFKADLALFVIAVVWGVTFLPMAQTLKTNGVFTLLFWRFLIAAALMALISLKFTRKIDRNSLRFGAFLGALLFAAFTLQTFALKYTPSSTVAFITGLNAVFTPFIALAFFGQKVVVYAFIGAFLSAAGLYFLTGSELGFGAGEGLSVVCALGFALHIIFTGVLVRRCELYWMVSAQFAVVAALCFVAAQIFEPRGVVPVLDEAFFVAVAVTSVFATVLAFFVQTAAQRYTTPVKTSLIFTFEPVSAGVVGYFFGGEILSGVQIAGAGLILFGIVVSEVGSYYKNKKSRVAGS